From Gossypium raimondii isolate GPD5lz chromosome 11, ASM2569854v1, whole genome shotgun sequence:
ATCGTTGGAGTAAATTGCACCAACTCGAAAACCAGGGAGGCCTAGATCCTTTGAAAGGCTATAAACAACATGAACTCTTTCCCAGACTTGAGTATTCTCAAGTTTTCTATCTTTTAAAACTTCCATGATAGATACGAAGGCTGGGGAGCTAAAAACAGTTCCCGAGTAAATCTCGTCGCTAATTAAATGAATTTCTTTGTCTGTAACGAAGTTAACAAGTAGGTCCAATTCGTTTCTGGACATGGTTGTGCCCAAGGGGTTAGATGGGTTGGTGACCAACACCCCTTTCACCCTCAAGTTCTTTCTTTGCGCTTCTTGATAAGCAGCTTCAAGGGCCGATTTAGTGATTTGGAAGCCATTTGAGCTGCTGCACTGGATTGGTACAATCTCAGCCCCAGTTCGCCACTTGAGATCTCTATCAAATctgtaaaaaagaaattattttttaaaacatttagtAAGTTGcaaatttcatgcataaagTTATGGATTAGTTCCTTAACATTAAAGCCACAGGAAATTAATGTAGAAAGCAAAAATAAACATACCCTGGGTAATATGGCGTGGGAAGCAGAATAGCGTCGCCTTTTTCAGCGAGGCAAAACATGAGCGTTTCATTAGCTGAAGTTGCACCGGCGGTGAGGACTAAGTGATCCGTGTCGAAACTTACTTTGTTTCCTCTGATTTCAGCCATGAAATCAACCAATGCCTGTTTCATCGAAAGATTAGAAAATTGACAAAAGCTGTCTTTTATAATGTCAGCAATGAAGTTTGTAGCTTTTTACCTTTTTGAATGCGGGTAGGCCATGATAATCTTGGAAAAGAGCAAGCTCTTTGAATATGGATTGCTCCTCTCTCTTGAAACTAACTGCGTCGGGGTTTTTGGCCAACCACGACTCAAGAAGATCAAAGCAGAGCTGGACAGAAAAAGAAGCCGTAAGACCCATTGTACTaggataaatataataatgaaaatcacTGTGAATTTCCTGGGTCTTTTTATATTACCTGATTCTCTGCAAGGCCCATCTGAATAATTCCTTTAGGATTCTTTACTTCGTCGTAAGGGTTTTTTTCGTATTCCTGCCATCCTAGGAAGTAAGAAGAATCCTGTCCATGAGAATTGCACGTGACTTTTCTTGACAACAGCCCCATTTTCTTGTGCTTATTTCTGCAGATGAggtcaattccttttcaaacCCTCTACTATAAGATATAGCTTCCTAGCTTTCTTTTAGCCCAGaaaattgttttgttgttgttgttgttgaagaaggaggaggaggaggaggagcgAGTGTTGAATAAGAGAACTTTGATGATTCTTGTTGGGAATGGCGATGGAGGTGTATGGCAAAcggtacatatatatataagctagTAGAGGGGGTTTAAAAAATAAGCCGTATTATTTGCCCacctaaaataactaaaatataaatgtatataacaGCGACAGCTTCAAAACGACGCTTTTGACCATACACAACAGGCCTTCATTTagataattgatatttttattaaataaattaaattatttaggggATAAACATTTTCTCCACCGTCTGTGTCTCCCATCTATTTTTACAAGCAATAATCAAGTGGGGGTAATCGGGCcatctctttctctctctttttcctcTAATGTTTTGTTCTaccattttgtttcaaattttgttacatcttcattaaattaagaaaaatataaaattacctCTATATGTCTTGAGAGATGATTTAAAAGCCATACGGACAGCAAATCTGATGGAAAACAGCACAAGTTGAAGTCCATAGTGTGCAACTATGGTCCATATGTTCCCTTTCCTAGCTTCAGCCAATGAACCCATGTCTGCCACCTAGGCTAGTATAATCTCCCTTCTCCATTTgtgtctttttttcttttagccCAATATTCTACCAAAATTCAAACCCAAATTTGAAGTCAAAATTCAGTACCAGAAAGAACTAACATATACTATAATACTATAATACATAATAGGAAAAGATAGCTTTCCATTATGTGTTGAAATATGCAAACAATTCctggattaatttttatgtctATATGAATTATGCCAGTGGTTGGGTCcagctaatttaaaatttaattttttagtatttttttagtttgaatATTGTAAGTTCAAatcaattgaattattttaggTTCTAATCATTTGGATTTGAggcttgatttttttgaatcgagtcattttgggtttaaattatttcaattttgtgTTAATGTTGAGTTGTTGGTTAGTTTGTATTGTAAGTTGCATCTAGGGGTATTTGTTGCACagaaattaacttaaaaaaaaaaaactttttctgCATTTTTGTGTAtctatttcatgaaaaatagTTTGGATAATGAAAATAACTTATAAGTCAACAGAATATAAActctttttcttataaaatgacTTACCCTTTTCCAAAAAGAGATgttttataagtaattttatttttataaaatgaacttgaatcaagtttaatattattatatcataataaatttaaaacatttaaaatattaatatattaatataaaatattataatttttatattaaacatacatatttgattatttatatttaataatataataatttattaatataatttattattttaataaattattcaatattataattttattttaataataaaattaaaataataaatttaaagtttaaattaaaattcttcatatattattgaaaaatatatttatatatattactagtataaatatattaatctaGATTAAGGTGTAAAAAGCCTTT
This genomic window contains:
- the LOC105804075 gene encoding 1-aminocyclopropane-1-carboxylate synthase 3, which encodes MGLLSRKVTCNSHGQDSSYFLGWQEYEKNPYDEVKNPKGIIQMGLAENQLCFDLLESWLAKNPDAVSFKREEQSIFKELALFQDYHGLPAFKKALVDFMAEIRGNKVSFDTDHLVLTAGATSANETLMFCLAEKGDAILLPTPYYPGFDRDLKWRTGAEIVPIQCSSSNGFQITKSALEAAYQEAQRKNLRVKGVLVTNPSNPLGTTMSRNELDLLVNFVTDKEIHLISDEIYSGTVFSSPAFVSIMEVLKDRKLENTQVWERVHVVYSLSKDLGLPGFRVGAIYSNDPIVVAAATKMSSFGLVSSQTQYLLSAMLSDKKFTKEYISKNHKRLQKRQNKLVSGLEKAGISCLESNAGLFCWVDMRHLLSSNTFEAEMELWKRIVYDVKLNISPGSSCHCTEPGWFRVCFANMSEDTLKLAMQRLKSFVSSITIDNQTHQDLKNMRKKNRTKWVFRLSFQSFHDREQGER